One genomic window of Planctomycetaceae bacterium includes the following:
- a CDS encoding aldo/keto reductase: MWTKPYGRTGKNVSAIGFGGMRFPKPEDIDASAELVLHAHRRGINYFDTAPGYCSDKSEDIMAAAIKHMPRDSFYISTKTFAAKTEDMRAAIEKSLKRLGVDQIDFYHMWCLNKEGDYQSRRDEGAVKAMLQAKEEGLIGHVVASSHLSGPLLKDVLAEGVFEGVLLGYCAANFSYRQEAVDAAGAMGLGVAAMNPLGGGLLAQHAKTFDFIRGPADRSVVEAALRFVVSDPSISTALVGFSSVEQIDQAVAAVENFRPYEAAAMERLRGEILGKFDGFCTGCGYCLPCPNDVPIPQFMETRDVMRLQNDPDQSVPRLRWHWVVDPESGTKCSDCGACEDRCTQHLPIRERLKEVLEAASAWEKKQKG, from the coding sequence ATGTGGACCAAGCCCTACGGCAGGACGGGAAAGAATGTTTCGGCGATCGGCTTTGGCGGGATGCGATTCCCCAAGCCCGAGGACATCGACGCCAGTGCCGAACTGGTGCTGCACGCACACCGGCGCGGAATCAACTACTTCGACACCGCCCCGGGCTACTGCAGCGACAAGAGCGAAGACATCATGGCCGCGGCGATCAAGCACATGCCGCGCGACTCGTTCTATATCTCCACCAAGACCTTCGCCGCCAAAACCGAGGACATGCGAGCGGCCATTGAGAAATCGCTCAAGCGCCTCGGCGTCGACCAGATCGACTTTTATCACATGTGGTGCCTCAACAAGGAAGGCGACTACCAGAGCCGCCGCGACGAAGGCGCCGTCAAGGCCATGCTCCAGGCCAAGGAAGAAGGGCTCATCGGCCACGTGGTCGCCTCGTCGCACCTGTCGGGTCCGCTGCTGAAAGATGTGCTGGCCGAGGGCGTCTTCGAGGGCGTGCTGCTGGGATACTGCGCCGCCAACTTCTCCTATCGCCAGGAAGCCGTCGACGCCGCCGGCGCCATGGGCCTGGGCGTGGCGGCTATGAACCCCCTCGGCGGCGGGCTGCTCGCCCAGCACGCCAAGACGTTCGATTTCATCCGCGGACCGGCCGACCGGTCCGTCGTCGAGGCGGCCTTGCGGTTCGTCGTGTCGGACCCGTCCATCTCGACGGCGCTGGTGGGCTTTTCGAGCGTCGAGCAGATCGACCAGGCCGTCGCGGCGGTGGAAAACTTCCGCCCGTACGAGGCAGCCGCCATGGAACGCCTTCGCGGCGAGATTCTCGGCAAATTCGACGGATTCTGCACCGGCTGTGGATACTGCCTGCCCTGCCCCAACGACGTGCCGATCCCGCAGTTCATGGAGACGCGCGACGTGATGCGACTGCAGAACGACCCCGACCAGTCCGTGCCGCGTCTGCGATGGCACTGGGTGGTCGATCCCGAAAGCGGCACCAAGTGCAGCGATTGCGGCGCCTGCGAAGACCGCTGCACCCAGCACCTGCCCATCCGTGAAAGGCTCAAGGAAGTTCTCGAAGCCGCCAGCGCCTGGGAGAAAAAGCAGAAGGGATAG
- a CDS encoding DUF6785 family protein: MTLRATILGLLGAMFVVTVGYFASQVANLAHFANHFFPIVVFFPLVVFGAINPLMKRLGGGWRLTSGELSVIAAIMLIGCSLLGTGLMRFWSRGTFMPVLINHGNVRWNKAQAMQQVPSYLLVNDGKYDESLAEAYRGLRKSPDSPSIGLSDVPWGQWRGPLATWMPIILLYSIASICMALMVRRQWAENERLPYPIAQVAAAFMGTDENPPAGGLFRHHLFLVGAIAVFAIHLANGLNTWTNGRFISIPMVYDFFELLQRYPTLGSGVWGFGLVHVALWPTIIAFACFINENVSFSLGISAIPFLLVGVLCTENGVNLNWSYLDGGVLGWQMAGSFLAVGVTILYLGRRYYAQLLGRIFGFGRDGEVRPYEAWAGRIFVICFGLLVLILSKMGLDWPFAAMAVGLFLLGFLVFARINVESGLVLVQSWWQPMAVLVGLFGAEALGLKNLAMIGIFYPVLSFDRRDCLMPMILNGLRICRYNNILAGRVGAVSVLALVAITVVAVPFGLWVDYNWGFKMGNTPNEASTIANPPSGTFEYLANSFTELKSTAVLLNSQNLTLWQRLTHIKPDSKFLWSMGLGFGAVLMLAWLRTRYAWWPLHPILLLVWGTGALQEMAYSFLLGWLIKRMALKYGVSWQSLRIFMIGVIAGDLVGGALWMIAGAISYGITGQQPVKYFIFPL, translated from the coding sequence ATGACCTTACGAGCGACCATCCTGGGCCTGCTGGGGGCGATGTTTGTCGTCACGGTAGGCTATTTCGCCAGCCAGGTCGCCAACCTGGCGCATTTCGCCAACCATTTCTTTCCGATCGTCGTATTCTTTCCGCTGGTGGTCTTCGGGGCGATCAATCCGCTGATGAAGCGCCTCGGCGGCGGTTGGCGCCTCACCAGCGGCGAACTGTCGGTCATCGCGGCGATCATGCTCATCGGGTGCAGCCTCCTGGGCACGGGGCTGATGCGATTCTGGAGCCGCGGGACCTTCATGCCCGTTCTGATCAACCACGGAAATGTCCGATGGAACAAGGCCCAGGCGATGCAGCAGGTCCCGTCTTACCTGCTGGTCAACGACGGCAAGTATGACGAAAGCCTCGCCGAGGCCTACCGCGGCCTGCGCAAGAGCCCCGACTCGCCGAGCATCGGGTTGTCAGACGTTCCCTGGGGGCAGTGGCGCGGGCCCCTGGCCACCTGGATGCCCATCATCCTGCTGTACTCCATCGCCTCGATCTGCATGGCCCTGATGGTCCGGCGCCAATGGGCCGAGAACGAACGCCTGCCGTACCCGATCGCGCAGGTCGCTGCCGCCTTCATGGGCACCGACGAGAACCCGCCGGCCGGCGGGCTCTTCCGCCATCATCTCTTCCTGGTCGGGGCCATCGCGGTCTTCGCCATCCACCTGGCCAACGGTCTCAACACCTGGACCAACGGGCGCTTCATCAGCATCCCGATGGTGTACGATTTCTTCGAACTGCTCCAGCGATACCCGACCCTGGGCAGCGGCGTCTGGGGGTTCGGGCTGGTGCATGTGGCCCTGTGGCCGACCATCATCGCCTTCGCCTGCTTCATCAACGAGAACGTCAGCTTCTCGCTGGGCATATCGGCTATCCCGTTTTTGCTGGTGGGCGTCCTGTGTACCGAGAACGGCGTCAACCTCAACTGGAGCTACCTCGACGGCGGCGTCCTGGGGTGGCAGATGGCCGGAAGCTTCCTGGCCGTGGGCGTGACCATCCTCTACCTCGGGCGGCGCTACTACGCGCAGTTACTGGGGCGGATCTTCGGGTTCGGACGTGACGGCGAAGTGCGACCTTACGAGGCCTGGGCCGGGCGAATCTTCGTTATCTGCTTTGGTCTGCTGGTGCTGATCCTGTCGAAGATGGGCCTGGACTGGCCTTTCGCCGCCATGGCGGTGGGCTTGTTCCTGCTGGGGTTCCTCGTCTTCGCGCGCATCAACGTCGAGAGCGGCCTGGTGCTCGTGCAGAGCTGGTGGCAGCCGATGGCGGTGCTGGTGGGGCTCTTCGGGGCCGAGGCCCTGGGGCTCAAGAACCTGGCGATGATCGGCATCTTCTACCCGGTGCTGAGCTTCGACCGGCGCGACTGCCTGATGCCGATGATCCTCAACGGTCTGCGGATCTGCCGCTACAACAACATCCTGGCCGGGCGCGTCGGGGCCGTCAGCGTCCTGGCGCTGGTGGCTATCACCGTCGTGGCAGTTCCCTTCGGTCTGTGGGTGGACTACAACTGGGGCTTCAAGATGGGCAACACGCCCAACGAAGCCAGCACCATCGCCAACCCGCCCTCGGGAACCTTCGAGTACCTGGCCAACTCCTTCACCGAACTCAAGAGCACCGCCGTGTTGCTCAATTCCCAGAACCTGACGCTCTGGCAGCGCCTGACGCACATCAAGCCCGACAGCAAGTTCCTCTGGTCGATGGGCCTGGGATTCGGCGCCGTGCTGATGCTGGCCTGGCTGCGGACGCGCTACGCCTGGTGGCCGCTGCACCCGATCCTGCTGCTGGTCTGGGGCACCGGCGCCCTGCAGGAGATGGCCTACTCGTTCCTGCTGGGCTGGCTGATCAAGCGGATGGCCCTGAAGTACGGCGTCTCGTGGCAGTCGCTGCGAATCTTCATGATCGGCGTGATCGCCGGCGACCTGGTCGGCGGGGCCCTGTGGATGATCGCCGGGGCCATCAGCTACGGCATCACCGGACAGCAGCCCGTCAAGTATTTCATCTTTCCGCTCTAA
- a CDS encoding HD domain-containing phosphohydrolase, translating to MRILIVDDDELSLTLLENALTQAQHEVETATNGTDALTKLRRGGLHMVISDWDMPGLSGEELCRKVRGEAFGGYVYFILLTSHDSPEHVVQGLDAGADDFIGKPFNPAELAVRVRAGQRVLALETRDVALFAMARLAESRDPETGHHLERVRNYCKTLAQCLLEWDRPGYTVTAGFVQTIYSTSPLHDVGKIGIPDSILLKPGRLSDREFAVMKGHTTLGAETLNAAVAQYPSAEFLLMARDIALSHHERFDGTGYPTGLVGENIPLCARILALADVYDALTSRRVYKNAYSHEVARSIIVEESGSHFDPVVVKAFLETEATFLDLRNRLSDFSAQAA from the coding sequence ATGAGGATCCTGATCGTTGACGACGACGAACTGTCACTGACGCTGCTCGAAAACGCCCTCACGCAGGCCCAGCACGAGGTCGAGACCGCCACCAACGGGACCGACGCGCTGACCAAGCTCCGACGCGGCGGGCTGCACATGGTCATCTCCGATTGGGACATGCCCGGTCTCAGCGGCGAGGAACTCTGCCGCAAGGTCCGCGGCGAGGCCTTCGGCGGCTACGTGTACTTCATCCTGCTGACGTCGCACGATTCACCCGAGCACGTCGTCCAGGGGCTCGACGCCGGCGCCGACGACTTTATCGGCAAGCCCTTCAACCCCGCAGAGCTGGCCGTGCGCGTCCGCGCCGGGCAGCGCGTCCTGGCGCTGGAGACCCGCGACGTGGCGCTGTTCGCCATGGCGCGCCTGGCCGAGTCGCGAGACCCCGAGACCGGACACCACCTCGAACGCGTCCGAAACTACTGCAAGACCCTCGCCCAGTGCCTGCTCGAATGGGACCGCCCCGGGTACACCGTGACGGCAGGCTTCGTCCAGACCATCTACTCCACCAGCCCGCTGCACGACGTGGGCAAGATCGGCATTCCCGATTCGATCCTGCTCAAGCCCGGCCGCCTGAGCGACCGCGAGTTCGCCGTCATGAAAGGGCACACCACGCTGGGCGCCGAGACGCTCAACGCGGCCGTGGCGCAGTACCCCAGCGCGGAGTTCCTGCTGATGGCCCGGGACATTGCCCTGTCGCACCACGAGCGGTTCGACGGCACGGGGTACCCCACGGGCCTGGTGGGCGAGAACATTCCGCTCTGTGCGCGGATCCTGGCGCTGGCGGACGTGTACGACGCCCTGACCTCGCGCCGCGTGTACAAGAACGCCTACAGCCATGAGGTGGCCCGGTCCATCATCGTCGAGGAATCCGGCAGCCACTTCGACCCGGTCGTGGTCAAGGCTTTCCTTGAGACCGAGGCGACCTTCCTCGACTTGCGAAACCGCCTGTCCGATTTTTCGGCCCAGGCGGCATGA
- a CDS encoding diguanylate cyclase, which produces MTLASERKPLLIIDDDPLSLAMLAHHVAASGHEPLTALSGARGLEILVERQPEIVILDWRMAVMDGLTVCRAVRGEHGQRYTYVIMLTVESDKDRLVDAFDAGVDDFLSKPFHPGELQARIRAGVRMTALYDELVQNASRFSKMNNELTTLNTRLVEAASTDELTGLLNRRQAIFRLQEHLSLARRYMEPFACTMLDVDHFKNINDLYGHIRGDQVLQTVARALGATARGTDTVYRLGGEEFMILLPRQNASQAIICAERCRTAVESLRFGFAPDFRVTISAGVTQYAPGMGEPDDVLRAADSALYEAKRLGRNRSIVATAAA; this is translated from the coding sequence ATGACATTGGCCAGTGAACGCAAACCGCTGCTGATCATCGACGACGACCCGTTAAGCCTGGCGATGCTCGCCCACCACGTCGCCGCAAGCGGACATGAGCCGCTGACGGCCCTGAGCGGGGCGCGGGGACTGGAGATCCTCGTCGAGCGCCAACCGGAGATCGTGATTTTGGACTGGCGGATGGCGGTGATGGACGGGCTGACGGTCTGCCGTGCGGTGCGGGGCGAGCACGGACAGCGGTACACGTATGTCATCATGCTGACGGTCGAGTCGGACAAGGACCGCCTCGTCGACGCCTTCGACGCCGGCGTGGACGACTTTCTGTCCAAGCCCTTCCACCCTGGCGAGCTGCAGGCCCGCATTCGCGCGGGCGTGCGGATGACGGCCCTCTACGACGAACTGGTTCAGAACGCCTCGCGGTTCTCCAAGATGAACAACGAATTGACGACGCTGAACACGCGCCTGGTAGAGGCGGCGTCGACGGACGAACTGACGGGGCTGCTCAATCGCCGCCAGGCGATCTTCCGCCTGCAGGAGCACCTGAGCCTCGCGCGGCGGTACATGGAACCGTTTGCCTGCACCATGCTCGACGTGGACCACTTCAAGAACATCAACGACCTGTATGGTCACATCCGCGGCGACCAGGTGCTGCAGACCGTCGCCCGGGCCCTGGGCGCCACGGCCCGCGGCACCGACACCGTCTACCGCCTCGGCGGCGAGGAGTTCATGATCCTCCTGCCCCGCCAGAACGCCAGCCAGGCCATAATCTGCGCCGAGCGATGCCGCACCGCCGTCGAGAGCCTGCGGTTCGGGTTCGCGCCGGACTTCCGCGTCACCATCAGCGCCGGCGTCACCCAGTACGCGCCCGGCATGGGCGAGCCTGATGACGTCCTGCGGGCGGCAGACAGCGCCCTCTACGAGGCCAAGCGCCTCGGGCGCAATCGATCGATCGTGGCCACGGCGGCGGCGTGA
- a CDS encoding tyrosine-protein phosphatase — MKLKRRTWLYAAATIVVVIAAVIVWEVWLEDYPVRQFGVVEEGVLYRSAQPTEAAWRRLRDDYKIRTVVSLREEEPDAAWCQLEKQFCAANGIGYVSMPIGPYEITDEQLQTLLKLIGDPQRQPVLVHCELGKARTGVAVAAYRIAANRWSCRSAVEEAQNYKKHLDVAYVGYLWGLSRVCDRK; from the coding sequence ATGAAACTCAAACGACGCACATGGCTTTATGCGGCGGCGACTATCGTGGTGGTCATCGCGGCCGTGATCGTGTGGGAGGTCTGGCTCGAGGACTATCCGGTCCGACAGTTCGGCGTTGTGGAAGAAGGGGTGCTGTATCGCAGCGCCCAACCGACCGAGGCCGCCTGGCGGCGCCTGCGGGACGACTACAAGATCCGCACGGTGGTCAGCCTTCGCGAGGAGGAGCCCGACGCGGCCTGGTGCCAGCTCGAGAAGCAGTTCTGCGCCGCCAACGGCATTGGCTACGTGAGCATGCCTATCGGCCCGTACGAGATCACTGACGAGCAGTTGCAGACCCTGCTGAAACTGATCGGCGATCCGCAGCGCCAGCCGGTGCTGGTACACTGCGAACTGGGCAAGGCCCGCACGGGCGTGGCCGTAGCAGCGTATCGGATCGCCGCCAACAGGTGGTCGTGCCGCTCGGCCGTGGAAGAAGCCCAAAATTACAAGAAGCACCTCGACGTGGCGTATGTCGGGTACCTGTGGGGCCTGTCCAGGGTCTGCGACCGCAAGTAG
- the abc-f gene encoding ribosomal protection-like ABC-F family protein, translating into MSLITTNAVSKSWSDVDVLTNVHVSLAPAERVGLVGPNGQGKTTLIRILAGLEGPTEGTIDRKNGLRIGYLPQDPPALEGASLHEAMLAVFADLHRLEEEVHRLAAAIESSSDETLMDRYGRLQHEFEVRGGYTYGRKIEQVLSGLSFEREVWDRPLSQLSGGQRTRAYLGRLLLEDPDVLLLDEPTNHLDYQTVEWLEEYLQSFAGAIIVVSHDRYFLDRVTTRTWEVSAAAVECYRGNYSHYLTQRDERFKERMRRWQAQQEYIAETEDFIRRFLAGQRSKEAKGRRTRLERFMKTEAIPKPREHQHISVKFNPGVRTGDFVLRLADLQAGYDAAAPLVHVEKLEIQRGQRVAIVGPNGCGKTTLLRTILGKLPALGGKVSLGAGVRVGYLSQTHAELVADMTAVDAVRQGDPGVSEYKARSLLGGLLMGEEDAFKRIDQLSGGQRSRVVLARLMLADANVLVMDEPTNHLDIHSQEVLQEVLGEFEGTVIFVSHDRYLIQALASHIWAMHDGAITELKGDWNKYLAWRDKVETAGGTMPVGEKGKDAAKTDRLEQYDQRRDQEKQRRKAANKIKKIQRQFEQTETRIHALEDKLKTMSEEISAASAAGDLERVRALGADYAAGDVQLRELYAQWEQMGAALEEAE; encoded by the coding sequence ATGTCGTTGATCACAACCAATGCTGTCAGCAAGAGCTGGTCGGACGTGGACGTTTTGACGAACGTTCATGTGAGTCTGGCGCCGGCTGAGCGGGTGGGGCTGGTCGGGCCTAACGGGCAGGGCAAGACGACGCTGATCCGCATTCTGGCTGGGCTTGAAGGGCCCACCGAGGGCACCATCGACCGCAAGAACGGGTTGCGGATCGGGTATCTTCCGCAGGACCCGCCGGCGCTCGAAGGCGCCTCGCTGCACGAGGCCATGCTGGCGGTCTTCGCCGATCTGCACCGGCTGGAGGAGGAGGTCCACCGCCTCGCCGCGGCGATCGAAAGTTCCAGCGACGAGACGCTCATGGACCGGTACGGCCGCCTGCAGCACGAGTTCGAGGTCCGCGGCGGGTACACGTACGGCCGCAAGATCGAGCAGGTGCTGTCGGGGCTGAGCTTCGAGCGGGAGGTGTGGGACCGCCCGCTGTCGCAGCTTTCGGGCGGGCAGCGCACGCGGGCGTACCTGGGGCGGTTGTTGCTGGAAGACCCCGACGTGCTGCTGCTGGACGAGCCGACCAACCACCTGGACTACCAGACCGTCGAGTGGCTCGAGGAATACCTGCAGAGCTTCGCCGGGGCGATCATCGTCGTCTCGCACGACCGGTACTTCCTCGACCGCGTCACCACCCGCACGTGGGAGGTTTCCGCCGCGGCCGTCGAGTGCTACCGCGGCAACTACTCGCACTATCTCACGCAGCGCGACGAGCGGTTCAAGGAGCGCATGCGCCGCTGGCAGGCCCAGCAGGAGTACATCGCCGAGACGGAAGACTTCATCCGCCGCTTCCTGGCCGGTCAGCGGTCCAAGGAAGCCAAGGGCCGCCGCACGCGCCTCGAGCGGTTCATGAAGACCGAGGCGATCCCCAAGCCGCGCGAGCACCAGCACATCTCGGTCAAGTTCAACCCCGGCGTGCGCACGGGCGATTTCGTGCTGCGCCTGGCGGACCTGCAAGCCGGATACGACGCGGCCGCTCCGCTGGTGCACGTCGAGAAGCTCGAGATCCAGCGCGGGCAGCGCGTGGCGATCGTCGGGCCAAACGGCTGCGGCAAGACCACGCTGCTGCGGACGATCCTGGGCAAGCTGCCGGCGCTGGGCGGCAAGGTGAGCCTCGGCGCCGGCGTGCGCGTGGGGTATCTCTCGCAGACGCACGCGGAGCTGGTGGCCGACATGACGGCCGTCGACGCCGTGCGCCAGGGCGACCCGGGCGTCAGCGAGTACAAGGCCCGCTCGCTGCTGGGCGGGCTGCTGATGGGGGAGGAGGACGCCTTCAAGCGCATCGACCAGCTCTCGGGCGGGCAGCGCAGCCGCGTGGTGCTGGCGCGGCTGATGCTCGCCGACGCCAACGTGCTGGTGATGGACGAACCGACCAACCACCTGGACATTCACTCGCAGGAAGTGCTCCAGGAGGTGCTGGGCGAGTTCGAGGGCACGGTGATTTTCGTCAGCCACGACCGCTACCTGATCCAGGCCCTGGCCAGCCACATCTGGGCCATGCACGACGGGGCCATCACCGAACTCAAGGGCGACTGGAACAAGTACCTCGCCTGGCGCGACAAGGTCGAGACCGCCGGCGGGACCATGCCCGTCGGCGAAAAAGGCAAGGACGCGGCCAAGACTGACCGCCTCGAACAGTACGACCAGCGCCGCGACCAGGAGAAGCAGCGTCGCAAGGCCGCCAACAAGATCAAGAAGATCCAGCGCCAGTTCGAGCAGACCGAGACGCGCATCCACGCCCTGGAAGACAAGCTCAAGACGATGAGCGAAGAGATATCAGCCGCCTCGGCGGCAGGGGATCTGGAGCGCGTCCGCGCGCTGGGGGCCGACTACGCCGCCGGCGACGTTCAGCTCCGCGAGCTGTACGCCCAATGGGAGCAGATGGGCGCGGCGCTGGAAGAGGCGGAATGA